Below is a window of Populus alba chromosome 2, ASM523922v2, whole genome shotgun sequence DNA.
GTCCCGTGCGCTAAATTGTTACGTAACATACCTGACTTTATTAATCATCATCAAGATGGATTCGTTATAACCGTTCAAACAAACCCCAGTCAAGGGGCCACGACATGATCGAACGGCCAACAATTAAAGTCTCTCTGATAACGAAACTAGGGCTCTTTCTCCTGATAATCTCACTATATAAACTGCACCAGTCACTGCTTCACCGGTGCGGTGCAGTTTGTTCTGCCCTCCCAcctaaaaaaatcccaaaaaaattcTCCTTTTCTCCGTCGTATCCCGCTCGGTTCCCATCCGATGAATCTATCCCTCTCTACCTATCCCTCTCCTCCCCAAATTTACTTGTTTTAGGtcttaaatttcaagtttagaatcctatgtatttttttcgatatctagattttaatttaataatagcAAGAGGAGAGGGAAATAAAAAGttcacaaaagaagaaaaaattgaaaatatttgaagGATCTAGAAGGCctgtgtgctatttttttatttattattatttgagatGGCTCAGATTCAGGTGCATCAAGCAGCGGCTCCAGTACCTGGATCCAACGGAGTGGCTGCGGGACCTGGAGCGATCCAGTTTGTGCCGACTTCGCTTTATGTTGGAGATCTTGACTTCAACGTGACTGATTCGCAGCTTTACGATCTGTTTAATCAGGTCGGTCAGGTGGTTTCGGTTAGGGTCTGTAGGGATTTGAGCACCAGGCGATCACTTGGCTATGGTTATGTTAACTACAGCAACCCTCAGGATGGTTAGCATTTTCCCtgaactaatatttttttaattgcatttctTATTGTAAATTTGAGTTTACATTACTGAAAAATGTGAATGCGTAAGATATTTAAGCTGCTGATGTGGTTTAATTAATCATCTAGATGAAGATTGTCGAATGTaacagaataattaatttttattgaaaaattcaaatttgtattAAATAAAACTGGATatggtattgtttttttttttttgtaacgtCAACCATGTATCCAGTGTAACCTAGGGATTGACGAGTCCGTGTAATGCCCTAGACTCTATTACTCCTTCTGTCATGCTTAAAAAATATCCGTTATCATTTAGAAATATTCTTTAAGAAAGAGTGGGAATTTTTCTGTGCGGTATTTGCTAATGATACAGTACCATAGATGAAGTTACGTTGAGGGACCATGCGGAGAAGATAAGTCTTAGGAAGATATGTTCTAAAGCCCATTAACTTTAGGTTAAGTAGGAACCCGTGCGAGTTTTTAAACTTATATGGATTGGGTAGAGTGAGACTACATAGCCTGGAGGACTTTTGGTACCAGGAGTGATCAATTTAATTTCACTCACTAAATCATTGCAtaaattttctttctcctttggATCTATTATGATTTGCGGAGACTCTGGATCAACTACCTTTTGCTATGCTACTAATACCTGTACTTGCTCTGCCATTTTGTGACCTTCAATTTTTTATGCTCACAATTGAGCTAGTGGAGAGATCAAGTAAGATTTTAATTTCAGAGTCACAACTGGTTGGATCAAATGGGTGAGATTTTATAGGATTGTGATCAGAATTTTGAACCGTAAAGGAATAGCATGTACATAAACTATAATCCATGTATGGGAGTTAGGATGTGGCTTTAGTAATACACATTAAACCTACTTGCTCCCTCAATCTTGCCCATTCCCAGGGATGCAAAGGTTTCACATCTGAGAATGTGAATCAAGAGTGTAAAGATAGAAAGGGAAGACCCGTCCATAATATACAGAAGGTGAAGGCGGTAgcaattgatttgaattttgtgTAGGATGATTTGGTCATGTAATATAGGCCCCTAGCTTTTGAAGTGATTTAGCATTCAAGTGGCTTTTCCATGTATGTGGTAATTCGAAAATCATATTATAGAAGTTTGTTGGGCTATTAGTCTTTATTAAAGAAACATATGCAAGGTATCACTAGTCAGTAGCTATGTTGACAGCTCACTTCCACACTTGctttaggccatgtttgtttttcaaaaagtagtttccggaaaattatttttcaaattttcctgtgtttgtttgcgattagaaaagttggtcaacggaaaacactttctagtaaaagaaaaatttggcttggttttcaggaaagtgttttcctggaaaatttgggcggaaaatactttccggaagttgtgaaaaatttaaaaatatcattatttgctgattatatcaaatttgatcctcaaacttttgattgctatatatatttcgttttgaatatttatttttcaattttatctcttaaaattttatttttatattaactttggtcattgtatttataattgctatttgctttttccttatcatttttttattgaaattttttatctatcaaatttggtccttgttcttttgattgttacttattttatttgaaataatttatgaaatattgattattattattttaatttcttcatctttcattttttttttaattttttagatttgatctatattattttgattattatttattttatttgagataatttatgaaattatatttttttttcaatttcattcttattcaactttttaatttgtaagatttgttcctcattattttaataaacttgaaaaaaataaattatttttcagctcattttctatgacataatcaaacactataaaatgttttccaacttatttttcattacactaccaagcatcggaaaatactttctcggaattcactttccaaaaaaaaattactttccagcaaacaaacgggccTTAATGACACTAACACTTTACTTGAAGCTCATGGTTGTCTTACTTTTGTTCTTCACTGCACATGCTTATTATATATTTACTCATCCGCAGCTGCAAGGGCATTGGATGTCTTAAACTTCACTCCACTCAATAACAAGCCTATCAGGATCATGTATTCACATCGGGACCCAAGTATTCGTAAGAGTGGCATGGCgaatatatttatcaaggtATTCACTTTCACTGTTCTGTTTGACTTCTATTTCTTTTGTCTCTTTTAAGGTAGCCGATGGTTATTTTGGTTGCCTGGAATTCAAATCTTTTCATTATGGCTTTGTATTGATCCTTTTTATACTTCTGTGGTAATACATTCTGAAAACAAAACTGCCTTGGAGCTGCATGGGCTTCTGTTCTTGCCTATTCTTTTGTGATGCCTTAGGCTAACCCTGACCTTATATTCTGCTTTGCATTTTGGGGACTTCAGAATCTGGACAAGACTATTGATCACAAAGCTTTACACGACACATTTTCTTCATTCGGTAATATTCTTTCTTGCAAAGTCGCTACTGATGCTTCTGGCCAGTCCAAGGGCTATGGTTTTGTACAATTTGACAGTGAGGAGGCTGCTCAAAATGCAATAGATAAATTGAATGGCATGCTGATTAATGATAAACAAGTGTATGTTGGACACTTTCTGCGCAAACAGGAAAGAGATAGTGCTCTAAGTAACATCAAATTCAACAACATTTATGTGAAAAATCTTGCTGAATCCACAACAGACGAAGACTTGAAGAGTATTTTTGGTGAACATGGAGCAATTACTAGTGCTGTAGTGATGAGGGATGCAGATGgaaaatcaaaatgttttggATTTGTCAACTTTGAAAATGTAAATGATGCTGCCAAAGCTGCTGAGGCTCTTAACGGCAAGAAATTTGATGATAAGGAGTGGTATGTTGgaaaagcccaaaaaaaatctgaaagagAGCTTGAATTGAAAGGGCGATTTGAGCAGAGCATGGAGTCTGTTGAAAAATACCAAGCCGTGAATTTGTATATCAAGAATCTGGACGATAGCGTTAATGATGAAAAACTCAAGGAATTGTTCTCTGACTTTGGCACTATTACTTCGTGCAAGGTATGTAAATACTACACATATATGAAGGAAATCAGCCCTGCACAATTTCTTCTTCCCACGGATGTTAACATTCAAGCATTTTTCACTTTTCAAATTTTACAGGTTATGCGCGACCCTAGTGGTATTAGCAGAGGTTCTGGATTTGTTGCGTTCTCAACTCCTGAAGAAGCATCTAGAGCTGTAAGTTATGAGCTTCATGGCTGCCACACTGTAATCTAAGTTCATACTcgtctttattgtttttgttttgatacaGCTTgcggagatgaatggaaaaatcGTTGTTAGCAAACCCCTGTATGTTGCCCCTGCTCAACGGAAGGAAGAGAGAAGAGCAAGGCTACAGGTACTATTTTGGGTGCAAATGGATAAATGtgcttgatgaaaatattttattatttcatatttgatactataaaaaaattgatgttttatccTAATTACAAAAGTGgggaagtaataaataatctggTAAG
It encodes the following:
- the LOC118035761 gene encoding polyadenylate-binding protein 8 isoform X2 translates to MAQIQVHQAAAPVPGSNGVAAGPGAIQFVPTSLYVGDLDFNVTDSQLYDLFNQVGQVVSVRVCRDLSTRRSLGYGYVNYSNPQDAARALDVLNFTPLNNKPIRIMYSHRDPSIRKSGMANIFIKNLDKTIDHKALHDTFSSFGNILSCKVATDASGQSKGYGFVQFDSEEAAQNAIDKLNGMLINDKQVYVGHFLRKQERDSALSNIKFNNIYVKNLAESTTDEDLKSIFGEHGAITSAVVMRDADGKSKCFGFVNFENVNDAAKAAEALNGKKFDDKEWYVGKAQKKSERELELKGRFEQSMESVEKYQAVNLYIKNLDDSVNDEKLKELFSDFGTITSCKVMRDPSGISRGSGFVAFSTPEEASRALAEMNGKIVVSKPLYVAPAQRKEERRARLQAGFGYQQQLVPGMRPGGAPMPNFFVPLVQQGQQGQRPGGRRGGGPVQQTQQPVPLMQQQMLPRGRFYRYPSGRNMPDVPMPGVAGGMLSVPYDMGVVPIRDAAGGQPMPITALATALANATPEQQRTMLGESLYPLVDQLEHDSAAKVTGMLLEMDQTEVLHLLESPEALKAKVAEALEVLRTVAAQQQINNPADQLASLSLNENLVS
- the LOC118035761 gene encoding polyadenylate-binding protein 2 isoform X3 — its product is MAQIQVHQAAAPVPGSNGVAAGPGAIQFVPTSLYVGDLDFNVTDSQLYDLFNQVGQVVSVRVCRDLSTRRSLGYGYVNYSNPQDAARALDVLNFTPLNNKPIRIMYSHRDPSIRKSGMANIFIKNLDKTIDHKALHDTFSSFGNILSCKVATDASGQSKGYGFVQFDSEEAAQNAIDKLNGMLINDKQVYVGHFLRKQERDSALSNIKFNNIYVKNLAESTTDEDLKSIFGEHGAITSAVVMRDADGKSKCFGFVNFENVNDAAKAAEALNGKKFDDKEWYVGKAQKKSERELELKGRFEQSMESVEKYQAVNLYIKNLDDSVNDEKLKELFSDFGTITSCKVMRDPSGISRGSGFVAFSTPEEASRALAEMNGKIVVSKPLYVAPAQRKEERRARLQLLGDIYVTCMKSHSIGGRKKRGTIFSNEASCHGTFSCSSYASVSSWGSRSWSAISIWARTSSNDSSGWIWLSTATCTWNEAWWCSNAKFFCASCSAGSARPAPWRATWRWPCTTDPAASPTHAATDASQGTLLSLPIWS
- the LOC118035761 gene encoding polyadenylate-binding protein 2 isoform X1; its protein translation is MAQIQVHQAAAPVPGSNGVAAGPGAIQFVPTSLYVGDLDFNVTDSQLYDLFNQVGQVVSVRVCRDLSTRRSLGYGYVNYSNPQDAARALDVLNFTPLNNKPIRIMYSHRDPSIRKSGMANIFIKNLDKTIDHKALHDTFSSFGNILSCKVATDASGQSKGYGFVQFDSEEAAQNAIDKLNGMLINDKQVYVGHFLRKQERDSALSNIKFNNIYVKNLAESTTDEDLKSIFGEHGAITSAVVMRDADGKSKCFGFVNFENVNDAAKAAEALNGKKFDDKEWYVGKAQKKSERELELKGRFEQSMESVEKYQAVNLYIKNLDDSVNDEKLKELFSDFGTITSCKVMRDPSGISRGSGFVAFSTPEEASRALAEMNGKIVVSKPLYVAPAQRKEERRARLQAQFSQMRPVAMAPSVAPRMQVYPPGAPGLGQQFLYGQGPPAMIPQAGFGYQQQLVPGMRPGGAPMPNFFVPLVQQGQQGQRPGGRRGGGPVQQTQQPVPLMQQQMLPRGRFYRYPSGRNMPDVPMPGVAGGMLSVPYDMGVVPIRDAAGGQPMPITALATALANATPEQQRTMLGESLYPLVDQLEHDSAAKVTGMLLEMDQTEVLHLLESPEALKAKVAEALEVLRTVAAQQQINNPADQLASLSLNENLVS